GCCCCTGGTCTGAGGGCTTCCCTTTTTGCGCGCCCGCGCTATAATGAAAGTCAGATGAAGACGGCAATCTTTGCCTTATTGCTCGTTGCGGGATTTTTTGCCGCGGCCCGGGCCGGAAGCGAGAAGATGGCCGAAAAGCCGAAGGAGGTCGAGACAGCCACCTTCGCCGGCGGATGTTTCTGGTGCATGCAGCCGCCCTTCGACAAGGTGCAGGGGGTGCTTTCCACCACCGCGGGCTACACCGGCGGGCAGAAGGACAACCCCACCTACGAAGAGGTCTCCTCCGGCACGACGGGGCACGCCGAGGCGGTGGAGATAAAGTACGACCCCTCCAAGGTGAGCTACGAAAAGCTGCTGGACATCTTCTGGCACAACATAGACCCTGTGGCCCGGGACCGGCAGTTCTGCGACGAGGGCTCGCAGTACCGCAGCGCCATCTTCTACCACGACGAGGAACAGAAGCGCCTGGCCGAGAAGTCCAAGGAGGAGCTTGAGCACTCCGGCCGGTTCGACCGGCCCATCGCCACCCAAATTGTCCCGGCCGGGAAGTTCTGGCCCGCCGAGGAGTACCACCAGGACTACTACAAGAAAAACCCCATCCGCTACAAGTTCTACCGCTTCTCGTGCGGGAGGGACAGAAGGCTCAAGGAAATCTGGGGAGGGGACTGAGCCCTCCCGGTGCCGCTGCCCGTTTCCGTACCCCTCGCAAGCGATGACATGCCGTTGACTTCTCCCCGGCGCTGGGGCAGAATAGGCGCATCATGGAGAAGCCCTCCGACGAGCACCGCGAGACCGGAAGGCGGATGGAGGAGATTTACCGGTCGCTCCCCGAGGGGGAGATCCCCTGGGTCCGGGAGGAGCCGCCGGAGCTTCTGAGAGAGCTTGTGGAGGCCCACAAGCTCGGCCCCCGCGGGGCCCTGGACATCGGGTGCGGGACCGGCTCCTACTCCCTTTACCTGGCGCGCAAGGGGTTTGACGTGACGGGGGTGGACGTCTCGTCCTCGGCTATCGAGCGGGCCAAGGAGAAGGCCGCCCAGAGCGGGCTTCCGGTGCGTTTCCTCGCGGCGGACATGGCCGGAGACGTCCCTGGCCTGACCGGCAGCTTCGATTTCATCCTGGAGTGGATGATCATGCACCACATCCTGCCCCCCGAGCGCCCCCGGTATCTGGCAAACGTCCGCGCCCTCGCCGGGAAGGGGGCCGGGTATCTCTCGGTGAGCTTCAGCGCGGAGGATACGACGTTCGGCATTCCACCGGAGGGGAAGTGGAGAAAGAGCCCCATGGGCCCCACGGTATACTGCTCGGGACTGGAGGAGCTGAAGGACTTCTTCGCCCCACAGTTCGAGATAATGGAAAGCCGCGTCGTCGGTATCCCGGGCAGGACGGACCTCCGGTTCAGGGCCAATTACCTCTGGATGAGGAGGCGCTGAACCCAGGGATGAAATGGTGAGCCGGGCAGGGAGATTTTTCCTTTAGCCCTCCAGGGCTTCCACGCGGCGCAGGTACGTGCTCATATCGAATTTGGCCCTCAGGCCCGCCGCGCTCATGTAGCGGACCTTTCCGTATATGGGCCGCTCCTTCCATGCCCGGTCATGGAGGCCCCCGATGCTCCAGAGAATCCCGGCATAACCGTTGGGGTCTCTGCCGTCCAGCTCGTAGGTGTCATTGAGGGAGACGGCCGTCTCGATTGCTTCGTCGGGTGATTCCGTCCATTCGAGCATCTTCTTTGCCCAGTACATTCTCATGTACCCGTGCATTTTCCCGGTATTCACCATCTCCTTTTGTGCGGCGTTCCAGAAGGGGTCGTGGGTACGGGCATTCTCGAGCTCTGCACGCGCGTAGATGTGCGGCCTCCTGTCCCTGCGGTGCTTATCCAGGCTCCGCCTGGCCCATTCAGGCAATCCGTTTAGGTTGTCGTAATCGGGGTTGTAATGACAGAAATTATCGGACAGCTCCCTCCGTACCAGAAGCTCTTCCATGAATGCGGCCCTTGCTTCGGCGGGCGCCCCGCTTTTTTGGACCTCCAGGGCGACGCGTGCAGCGGAAAGCTGGCCGAAATGGAGATACGGCGAAAGGCCCGACTGGCCCTCCTTGGAAGGGTCGTTCCTGTCCCGTTCGTAACGGGCGAGTCCGGATGCGAGAAAAGCGGCCAGGGCCTTTCTGCCGGCGTTTTCGCCGGGGGCGGGCCGGAGGAGCTCGGAAACGGACCTGTCCACATCGAGTGAGCGCGAGACTGCTTCCCACCGGATTGTCTTGAGCCTTTCCCGCCAGATATGGGGGTGCTTTTTGAGGCGGGGAAATGCGACGAGATAACGGGGGATGAGACGTTTTAGCTTGGGCCTGAAGGTATACGCCGCATATTCCTGTTTCAAAGAGGCGGCCCAACAGGGGACGACGTTATGGGCGTCCACTACATGCAAGGGGATTTCCGTTTTGGAGGCGACCCCGCTTTCCCATTCCTTCTTGATGCGGAGGGGGTTGAAGTCGCAAACCAGGAGCCCGGCCCGTGTTCGATGCAAGAAACCGGGTAGGACGTCCGGAGGGTTGCCCCGGAGAAGAAAAAAGGGGATATTCTTCCGGCTCAGCGCGCCCTCGAGCTCTCGAAGCCCCTTGAGCATGAAGCCGTAATGCCGGAGGTTGGCCCCGAGATAATCATTCGCCAGGGAAAAAGACACCAGGAGGGGAACCTTCTTTTTCATGGCCATGTCCTGCGCGTAGAGAAGCGCCCAGTTGTCCAAAGCCCTCTGGTCCCTGCTCATCCAATACACGACGGGACCCGCGCTCGGCTCCCCTCCTCGCATCCGCACGGCCCTATCTCTATTCATGAGCGGTTTTACTCCTGCGGGGTGAGGATGAGCCTGGATGTATCATAGCCCTGTTCCCTTAACCGGGCCAGGATTTTCCGGTAGGTTTCCGGGTCCATTTTCTTTGTCCTGCCGAGTATCCACACGTACTTCCTTTTTGGATGTCCCACGACGGCATATTCATAGGAGTCGCCGAGGTCGATTATCCAGTAATCCCCCGAAAAGGGCCAGAAGAACGATACCTTGAGCTTTGCGTTCGTTTCCCGGTCCGAAACCCGGGCCGTGCCCCTGACGGACCGCAGTTTGCCCTGAAAGGTCCTGTCGTAACATTCGTTGAGCACGGTTATTTTCCCGTCCTCCCTCACGGTGTACGTGGCCCTGCTGCCGACGCAGCCCTCCTGAAACGTGTTCGGATACCTGGCGATTTCGTACCACAGTCCCGCATAGCGATTCACATCCACAAAAGGGACCACGTCGGGAGGGTTCATGGGTCGTTCTTTCGTTTCCGCGCACGAAAAGGCCAACGCCAGGAGCAGTAAGGCGGCCGTCCTCTTCATTTGTCCTTTACCTCGAGGAGTGCTCTGGGGCCTGGTTTTGAAATGAGCCGCGCGGTGAGGCGTCCCTCTTTGTATTTCCGCCCTCTCATGAGAGGGCACGCCGGAACGCAATAGACGCACGCACGAGGAAAACGGCTAAGCAGGCGACACCGCGGCGTCTATCTGCTCAAGCACCCCTCGTGCCCTCCGGCCCACCCTTTCCCAATACGCGTCTGCCGGTTCGGACTCCGGCTTCCTCTGCAGGAAATCCTCGACCTCTCTGCCAATCTTTCTGAGTTGGCGGGACCTGTTTTCCTCGTCCAGGGGTTTTTCGCCCTGCAATTTCCGGCCGCCTTCGCGGAACCCCTCGGGGTAGTACCAGTCCTTGAACCAGGTAAAACCCACCCGGAGCATCTTATAGCCAAGCCGCGTAACGGCTTCCGGAAAGCCCCGTTTCAAGCCGACCGCGGTCTCTTCGTCATGGAGGTATTCCACGAACAGCTTGCCGCCGCCGGAAAGGCTCTTCGCGAAAAACCCGAGGAGGGCGTCCTCCAGGGCGGAGTCCACATAGCCGATTTCCGTGTTTCCGAGTTTGACGCTCTCCCTGACGTTGTAAAGCTCCGTCCAGGGCCTGTAGTATTCTCCCGCACCGGAGAACATCTTGCACATCATCAGGTAGGCATCGTCCCCGCCCCTTCTTACGCGCACTTCGGCGTCGACCATCCCGGCGCCGCCCCCGTGAGCCCCGACCGCGTAGACGTGCAGGTCGCCGGCGGCGAGCCCTTCGGCCAGATCCTCATAGGCGCTCATGCTTTTCCACTCCGGGAATACCTTTCCGTTTCCGAGCCCGCCTGCTTCTTCGCGCTCTACTGCTTGAACCTGTCCTTGAGCTTGTCCATGAGTTTCGGCATCGTCGTGTACTCCAGGTCCTCGAGTCCCAGCCTGTGAGGCTCGAAGGGGCCGTGCCGCCTCAGGTACTCCGTAATCGTGACGGCCTGCTGCCTCGTCCCGTCAAACGCCGGGTCGTCGAACATGTCGCGCGGCCCCACCAGCTTGCCCCCGGAGAGCTGGAAGCCTGCGGCGATGACCCTCGGGGGGCCGTCGAACCTGGAAGGATGCGCCGTCTCGAACGAAACCGGCATGAGAGGACCGTGGTGGGAGCCCCTCATCCATCCCTCCACCATATGGGAGAACGAGAAGGCCTCGAGCACTTCGCCGACGGCCGGAAGGCCCGACTGGCACCGGACGACGACCACCGGGTCGTCCTTGCCGACATAGCGCCCGGCCACCAGGCTCAGCTTCTGGGTGGACGCCGCGACGGCGACCATGCCGTCGCTTTTCCGGTACACATTCTTCAGCATGAAGCGCCCCGGCGCGCCTATGAACATCAGCAGGTCGTACATGTCCTCGGGACAGGTCAGTTCAATCGTTTTCTGCTCCTTCACGTCCAGCACTTCGAACCTGAAGCCCTCGTGCATCGCCGGGTCGATGACCAGTCCGGGGCTGTTGAAGGGGTCGGCGAACATCCGGAAAAGGGGCAGGTTCCACGCCCCGGGGGAGCACTTGTCCCCCATGAACACAATCACCGGCTCGCTCTTGCGCTCCTCGATTTCCATCTCGGCCACGCCCGGCCCCATTCCTTTGACGTTGCCGCTGAAGGCGTCGGAGAGAAGGTCCTGTCCCGCGCCGTAGAGCTTGAGCCCTTTGGCCACCTCGGTGCAGGTTTCAAACGTGTCCCAGGACAGTTTGTGGACTTTTTCGTCGTCCATGCCGTGGGGGTGCGTCATGATGAGCTCGAGGTCGTCGCCGCAGTGCATGACGCGGAAGTCCGTGAGGGTCCCCGCACCGACGGCCTCGTTCAGCTTCTCTTGGGCTTTCTTCATCAGGTCGGGATGAATCGAGGTATGGCCGACAAAACCCCCGACATCGGCCTTGATGACGCTTAGAGTAATCATAACGGCCTCCCTGAGCGACGTACTCTTTTCCTGTACAAATCTTTTCACAAAGGGCGGGGCCTGTCAATTCGGCCCGGTGCGGAAGGATTCCGAAAGGGCTTGTGGCGAAAGAGTAATCTGCCGTAAGGGATGCCCCACGATAAGGGGAGCCGACGCCCGCGGTGCCCTCGACCCTTCGGGTTCATTTTGCCCGGGGGAAATGCCGGACATCTCCCGACCGGTCTGCCGTGGCCCATGGAGGTGCCTCTTCCGGGCGTGACAGCCGCCTTCGTGCAGGGAAGCGAGAAAAACAGTCGACAGCGCCCCTCGCCCGAACGAATTTCTCCGGGTCCGGCCTTTTTTGAAGCCGGATGATGTCTCTGTGATAGGTGTCACGGCCTGGGAGTTGTCCTTGATGTACATTGTCCATATAGAAGGACGTATTTCGTCCCTCACGGGAGAAAGTGGTGTTTTCCGAAGGGATGCGATGAACGACCGGAGGTGGACCTGAGATGTTCACAGACGAGGAGCGCCGCATCCTGATGGACGTACTGGACACGTCGCAAGACGGTATCTGCATTTTCGACATGAACTTTGCGATGATAGCGGCCAACAGTGCCGTGAAGAAGTGGTACGAGCGCCACGAGCCGCTTGCGGGAAGGAAATGCCATGAGATCTTCCGCGGCAAGAGCTTACCCTGTGAAAACTGCACTATCGGAGAGACGATGGATGGGGGGGAAGCCTACCGTCAATTCATCCAGTTTGCCCGTGAGGACGGGGGTGAGGGGTGGCTGGAGGTTCGCGCGGAAAGATACGTGAACACCGCCAGCGGGGAGGTGAAGGGGTTTGTCACGTATTTGCGCGACGCGACGGAAAAACTGTCCCTCCAGCAGGAGACCGTCCGTTCCGCGCAACTGGCATCGGTGGGAGAGCTTGCCGCGGGCGTGGCGCATGAGATCAACAACCCCATAAACGGCATCATTAACTACGCGCAGATTTTGGCCAACAGGCTGCCCCCGGGCGAGAACAAGAGCATCGCGATGCGGGTCATCCGCGATGGGGACAGGATTTCCCGCATCGTCAGGGGCCTCCTTTCCTTTACACGGCACCAGCGGGACACGAAGCACTACGTCAGCATGCGGGACATTATCGGGGAGGTCCTCTCCCTGACCGGGGCTTACGTCAGACGGGACGGGATCGACCTGCGCATCGTCATCCCGGACGACCTGCCCGACGTCCATGTCATTCCCTACCAGGTGGAACAGGTTTTCCTCAACATCATCAATAATGCCCGCTATGCCTTGAACGAGAGATTCCCCAAGTCCGACGAAAGGAAAATCCTGGAAATACGATGCGAGCTCTGCGAAAACGCGGGAAGGACATGTGTCCGCACGGACATGTGCGACTTCGGCGTCGGCATCCCCGAAGACCTCCTCGAAAAGGTCATGACGCCTTTCTTTACGACGAAGAAAGGCGGGGAGGGAACCGGGCTCGGGCTCAGCATCAGCAAGAACATCATTCTTCACCACGGAGGGTTTTTCTCCATCGAGAGCCGGGAAGGGGAGTATACACGGGTCTCCATAGAGCTGCCGGCCGGGGAGATGCAGTGAACGAGCGCATCCTGGTCGTTGACGACGAGGAAAGCATCCGGTTTACGTTCTCGGCTTTCCTATCCGACGCGGGCTATGACGTCAGCACGGCGGCGGAGCGCGATGAGGCCTTGACCCTTCTGTCTTCCGAAACGTTCGACCTGATTTTCATGGACGTCATTCTGCCGGGCTGTTCCGGCCTGGACTTCCTCAAGGAGATAAAGGAAGCGCGCCCTCTGTGCCCCGTCGTCATCATCACGGGGGCGCCCTCGGTGGATACGGCGAGCGAGGCGGTGCGTCTCGGGGTCTACGACTACGTGATGAAGCCCATCCGGCAGAACACTCTCCTGAGGATTACCGGCATGGCCCTCAGGCACAAGGTCCTCGTCGAGGAAAAGGAAAGAAACAGGGCCAACCTGGACGCCATCGTCACCGGGCTCAGGGACGGCGTGCTCATGGTGGGGCCCGACACCACGGTCCTCGAGGACAACCGGGCCCTTCATTCGATTTGCGGACACTGGGACGGCCACTTGAGAGGAGAGAGGTACGACGGGGTCATGGGCAGCCGCTGTAGGGGTTGCCTGGGCGTGATAGCGGAGACCCTTCGCACCGGCAGGCCCGTTGACACGGGGCGCATCGAGTGCACGGGGCACAAGAGGGTCGTCTCCCTGTCATGCACGCCGCTGGTCGATTTCGACCACTCGTTGCTCGGTGCGGTGCTGCTTGTGCGCGATGAGACGCGGGTGGCTGCGCTGGAGAGGAGGCTCGAGGAGCGCGACCACTGCGGCGTCATGGTCGGCAAGAGCGACCGGATGAAGGAGGTATACAGCCTCGTCGAGGCGGTTTCCACGGTGGACTCCACGGTGCTCGTCACCGGGGAGAGCGGGACGGGCAAGGAACTCGTTGCGGACGCCATCCACAGGAAAAGCGGCCGCAGGGGAAAGCCCTATATCAAGGTGAACTGCTCCTCGCTGCCGGAGAACCTCCTTGAGAGCGAGCTCTTCGGACACGTGAAGGGCTCATTCACCGGCGCGGTCAGCGACCGCCTGGGCAGGTTCCGGGCCGCCGACGGCGGGACCATCTTCCTCGACGAAATCGGGGACATTCCCCCGGCTCTGCAGCTCCGGCTGCTGCGCGTGCTGCAGAACAGAGAAGTGCAGCCCGTGGGCGCCTCAAGGCCGGTTCCGGTCGACGTGCGCGTCATAGCGGCGACCAACAGGGATTTGAGGACGACGGTGAAAAGGCAGACCTTCAGAGAGGACCTTTACTACCGGCTGAAAGTCGTCGAAATCCGGGCGCCGGCTCTCAGGGAGCGGCGCGAGGACATAGAGCCCCTTGTCGCCCACTTCCTCGGCAAATTGAACGACAAGCTCGGAAAACACATCGAGGGCGTTTCAGAGGACGCCCTCAGCGCGTTCACGAGCTATGACTGGCCGGGAAACGTCAGGGAGCTGGAACACGTAATCGAGCGCGCCCTGGTCATTACGAGAAACGGGATCATCACGACCGACGATCTCCCTCCCGAGCTCTGTTGCTTCAGGACGCCTCTCCTGCCCTCATCGGAAGACGAAAGAGAGAAGATACTGCACGCCCTGCGGAAGTCCGCCTGGAACAAGACCAGGGCTGCACGGCTTCTGGGCATGAGCCGGCGCACCATCTACAGGAAGCTCAGCGAACACGACATCTCGACCGCCGACGCGTAGGCGCGACAGGTCCAGCGTGTGCCTGGCACAATTTGTGCCTTGGCACACCGGCACCCTTCTCCCCAAACCGCAGTATTCTTTCAAGGCGGCTTAAACGCCCGTCTTTTCAGCTTTCCCTCGCCCCGCCGCGGACGTTCCGGCCATGGCATCCTTTTTGAATTGTCTCTGTGAGTGGTTTGGTGGAAAGGAAAACATGGTGAAACGTGCAACGTCCGACGAAAGGCTGGCATGCAGGGTGCTCATCATAGGTGAGGAGATACTGCGCCTGAACATTCTCAAGGAAAGCCTCAACGGCGCGGGGTACGAGGTTTATGTGACCGACTCCGTGGTACGGGCGAAATCCCTTTCCGAATTTCTGAACTTTCACGCCCTCGTCGTGGTCTTGGGGAAAAACGTCTTGAACATGGAGGCTGCATTGCGGCTTATCCGGGGAATAAAAAGTCTGCATCCCGAGATACGGACGATACTGGCCGGTGCGGAGGACGCGTGCAGGCAGCGGGGGACGGTACAGGACGTCGATGTCTGCCTTTCCTTCCCGTGGAGATTGAGCGAGTTGCGCAATGCCCTCGAATGCCGGAACGGACGGGCCGAGGACGGCTGAAGGAGAACCCGGCATGAGGCTTACGAGAAGAATGCAAACGCGGGCGCCTTCTCCTCCTTACGAGATGGCCGCCATCCCGGCGGCGGAGCCCCGTCTGAGGGGATGTTCTCCGTTTCCAACATGTTCTCCCCGCCGCGGAAGGAGGGAGCTTTCATGAGGAAGTCTTCGTTTCTTCCCCTTGCTCTCATTATGCTTCCCCTCTGGGCCGCCGCCTTCCTGCAAGCCGAAAACGTGCGGTTGATGGCGGCGACGGGCGCATGGGGGGTTTCGCTTCTCCTTGTGATGCGGCACGTATCGCGGCGGCACCGGGACTTTGAGGCCGCCGCCGGTGAAGAGACCAGGAAGCTTGTGGACAACGCGACGAGCAACATTCTTCCGCTGGCCGAGATTCTCGAGGAGAAGAAGGCACTGCTTCCCGTCATGACGAATCAGCTGGGCGAGATCGTGCAGCACACGGAGCGAGCCGCCACGGACATCGGAGAGAGCTTTTCGAGCATCGTCCGGCGCGCCCGCCAGCAGGCCGAAGGCGTCTCGCTGGCCTTTGACAGGATGGCCGGCGAGGAGGGCGGCGAGTCTCTCCTTTCCATGAGCGGAAACGCCCTGCGGGACGTTATCGATAGCCTCAAGAGCATGGTGGTCGTCATCGACAGCGTACTCGCGGACATGCAATCCCTGCAGTCCCACGTCGATTCGGTCACCGACACCATGGGCGAAATAGAATACATTGCCGACCAGACGAACCTCCTTGCCCTGAACGCCGCCATCGAGGCGGCACACGCCGGCGAGCAGGGAAGAGGATTTGCCGTGGT
This window of the Nitrospirota bacterium genome carries:
- the msrA gene encoding peptide-methionine (S)-S-oxide reductase MsrA — protein: MKTAIFALLLVAGFFAAARAGSEKMAEKPKEVETATFAGGCFWCMQPPFDKVQGVLSTTAGYTGGQKDNPTYEEVSSGTTGHAEAVEIKYDPSKVSYEKLLDIFWHNIDPVARDRQFCDEGSQYRSAIFYHDEEQKRLAEKSKEELEHSGRFDRPIATQIVPAGKFWPAEEYHQDYYKKNPIRYKFYRFSCGRDRRLKEIWGGD
- a CDS encoding class I SAM-dependent methyltransferase; translated protein: MEKPSDEHRETGRRMEEIYRSLPEGEIPWVREEPPELLRELVEAHKLGPRGALDIGCGTGSYSLYLARKGFDVTGVDVSSSAIERAKEKAAQSGLPVRFLAADMAGDVPGLTGSFDFILEWMIMHHILPPERPRYLANVRALAGKGAGYLSVSFSAEDTTFGIPPEGKWRKSPMGPTVYCSGLEELKDFFAPQFEIMESRVVGIPGRTDLRFRANYLWMRRR
- a CDS encoding deoxyribodipyrimidine photo-lyase, whose protein sequence is MNRDRAVRMRGGEPSAGPVVYWMSRDQRALDNWALLYAQDMAMKKKVPLLVSFSLANDYLGANLRHYGFMLKGLRELEGALSRKNIPFFLLRGNPPDVLPGFLHRTRAGLLVCDFNPLRIKKEWESGVASKTEIPLHVVDAHNVVPCWAASLKQEYAAYTFRPKLKRLIPRYLVAFPRLKKHPHIWRERLKTIRWEAVSRSLDVDRSVSELLRPAPGENAGRKALAAFLASGLARYERDRNDPSKEGQSGLSPYLHFGQLSAARVALEVQKSGAPAEARAAFMEELLVRRELSDNFCHYNPDYDNLNGLPEWARRSLDKHRRDRRPHIYARAELENARTHDPFWNAAQKEMVNTGKMHGYMRMYWAKKMLEWTESPDEAIETAVSLNDTYELDGRDPNGYAGILWSIGGLHDRAWKERPIYGKVRYMSAAGLRAKFDMSTYLRRVEALEG
- a CDS encoding lipocalin family protein, which encodes MNPPDVVPFVDVNRYAGLWYEIARYPNTFQEGCVGSRATYTVREDGKITVLNECYDRTFQGKLRSVRGTARVSDRETNAKLKVSFFWPFSGDYWIIDLGDSYEYAVVGHPKRKYVWILGRTKKMDPETYRKILARLREQGYDTSRLILTPQE
- a CDS encoding DUF1122 family protein; translated protein: MSAYEDLAEGLAAGDLHVYAVGAHGGGAGMVDAEVRVRRGGDDAYLMMCKMFSGAGEYYRPWTELYNVRESVKLGNTEIGYVDSALEDALLGFFAKSLSGGGKLFVEYLHDEETAVGLKRGFPEAVTRLGYKMLRVGFTWFKDWYYPEGFREGGRKLQGEKPLDEENRSRQLRKIGREVEDFLQRKPESEPADAYWERVGRRARGVLEQIDAAVSPA
- the fbp gene encoding fructose-1,6-bisphosphate aldolase/phosphatase codes for the protein MITLSVIKADVGGFVGHTSIHPDLMKKAQEKLNEAVGAGTLTDFRVMHCGDDLELIMTHPHGMDDEKVHKLSWDTFETCTEVAKGLKLYGAGQDLLSDAFSGNVKGMGPGVAEMEIEERKSEPVIVFMGDKCSPGAWNLPLFRMFADPFNSPGLVIDPAMHEGFRFEVLDVKEQKTIELTCPEDMYDLLMFIGAPGRFMLKNVYRKSDGMVAVAASTQKLSLVAGRYVGKDDPVVVVRCQSGLPAVGEVLEAFSFSHMVEGWMRGSHHGPLMPVSFETAHPSRFDGPPRVIAAGFQLSGGKLVGPRDMFDDPAFDGTRQQAVTITEYLRRHGPFEPHRLGLEDLEYTTMPKLMDKLKDRFKQ
- a CDS encoding ATP-binding protein, producing the protein MFTDEERRILMDVLDTSQDGICIFDMNFAMIAANSAVKKWYERHEPLAGRKCHEIFRGKSLPCENCTIGETMDGGEAYRQFIQFAREDGGEGWLEVRAERYVNTASGEVKGFVTYLRDATEKLSLQQETVRSAQLASVGELAAGVAHEINNPINGIINYAQILANRLPPGENKSIAMRVIRDGDRISRIVRGLLSFTRHQRDTKHYVSMRDIIGEVLSLTGAYVRRDGIDLRIVIPDDLPDVHVIPYQVEQVFLNIINNARYALNERFPKSDERKILEIRCELCENAGRTCVRTDMCDFGVGIPEDLLEKVMTPFFTTKKGGEGTGLGLSISKNIILHHGGFFSIESREGEYTRVSIELPAGEMQ
- a CDS encoding sigma-54 dependent transcriptional regulator, with amino-acid sequence MNERILVVDDEESIRFTFSAFLSDAGYDVSTAAERDEALTLLSSETFDLIFMDVILPGCSGLDFLKEIKEARPLCPVVIITGAPSVDTASEAVRLGVYDYVMKPIRQNTLLRITGMALRHKVLVEEKERNRANLDAIVTGLRDGVLMVGPDTTVLEDNRALHSICGHWDGHLRGERYDGVMGSRCRGCLGVIAETLRTGRPVDTGRIECTGHKRVVSLSCTPLVDFDHSLLGAVLLVRDETRVAALERRLEERDHCGVMVGKSDRMKEVYSLVEAVSTVDSTVLVTGESGTGKELVADAIHRKSGRRGKPYIKVNCSSLPENLLESELFGHVKGSFTGAVSDRLGRFRAADGGTIFLDEIGDIPPALQLRLLRVLQNREVQPVGASRPVPVDVRVIAATNRDLRTTVKRQTFREDLYYRLKVVEIRAPALRERREDIEPLVAHFLGKLNDKLGKHIEGVSEDALSAFTSYDWPGNVRELEHVIERALVITRNGIITTDDLPPELCCFRTPLLPSSEDEREKILHALRKSAWNKTRAARLLGMSRRTIYRKLSEHDISTADA
- a CDS encoding methyl-accepting chemotaxis protein — its product is MRKSSFLPLALIMLPLWAAAFLQAENVRLMAATGAWGVSLLLVMRHVSRRHRDFEAAAGEETRKLVDNATSNILPLAEILEEKKALLPVMTNQLGEIVQHTERAATDIGESFSSIVRRARQQAEGVSLAFDRMAGEEGGESLLSMSGNALRDVIDSLKSMVVVIDSVLADMQSLQSHVDSVTDTMGEIEYIADQTNLLALNAAIEAAHAGEQGRGFAVVADEVRKLSGNSSAAAARIRHVIAQITGSLATIRSHAAKKNADCKGISHGAESVVDEALMRIDNVLGRTKNDLDSLTGQSEALARDISGIVVSMQFQDITRQRIEHVTGPLETLTAELAAMASVLRRAGETPLHMQEGADLEWLKGLYTMQAERDVMASTVGGEAPDDADENTEVGAARRYGLQDAENNVTIF